From Denitrovibrio acetiphilus DSM 12809, the proteins below share one genomic window:
- a CDS encoding flavodoxin family protein, producing the protein MKAIAICGSPRKNGNTETMLNKVLSPLNDAGWETELVKIGGKPVRGCLACGKCYERKNKRCIIESDCINDCLEKIFAADAVILGSPTYFTDVTSEMKGLLDRTGFVSQANGHLLKGKIGAAVVAVRRGGATHVYDTINHMFLMSSMIVPGSIYWNIGVALNEGEVLKDDEAMRNMNHLGQVINWLGKSIKTSGEQFPAPPAGVKE; encoded by the coding sequence ATGAAAGCTATAGCTATATGCGGCAGTCCACGCAAAAACGGCAACACCGAAACAATGCTTAATAAAGTCCTGTCCCCTCTCAACGATGCAGGGTGGGAAACAGAACTGGTTAAAATAGGCGGTAAGCCTGTAAGAGGCTGCCTAGCATGCGGCAAATGCTATGAAAGAAAAAATAAGCGGTGCATAATAGAATCTGACTGTATAAATGATTGTCTGGAGAAAATCTTTGCAGCAGATGCTGTCATACTGGGCTCTCCCACCTATTTCACAGACGTCACCTCAGAGATGAAAGGGCTTTTAGACCGTACCGGATTTGTCTCTCAGGCAAATGGTCATCTTCTTAAAGGTAAAATAGGCGCAGCTGTTGTGGCTGTGCGGAGGGGCGGCGCAACACACGTTTACGACACTATAAATCACATGTTTCTGATGTCGTCAATGATTGTCCCCGGTTCAATCTACTGGAACATAGGCGTAGCTCTGAATGAGGGTGAGGTATTAAAAGATGATGAAGCAATGCGGAACATGAATCACCTGGGGCAGGTTATCAACTGGTTGGGAAAATCAATAAAAACTTCCGGGGAACAGTTCCCTGCACCGCCAGCAGGTGTTAAAGAATAA
- a CDS encoding methyl-accepting chemotaxis protein: MKSIKMKYSLYFGIPLVVIFILLAFFTGEKVKKEMLAEVHGALKSESELLRETVNLYYDQTLGIVKSNFNQIRNMVYADGSFEIDNSEIKELEVIHQGTGESDTALIPDMKLDNKSVFANYPLVDEIVDKSKIEGLTATIFQAFDKGLLRISTNIRKEDGSRAVGTYIPSGSEVYKTVAKGETYTGRAAILGKWYWTTYEPIIKDSQLIGVLYVGIAEDVLIKTIQQSFSKIVIGTTGYPYIFDMKGTYLVHPEKAGQNDFDIVDSKGKKHIQEMIQKKSGTLNYYKEADGKHKKKIVEFAHIEALDWIVAIGSYESEFLIYQQRVIKGLAVIHIVAIVLLMIMVFAVTGILAKDLIYLRDKMVDERDLTNRIILIRADEVGQLASYMNAFIVNLQKIIIQVKENALNLSSINNELASTTEEFSVTFKEQTEEVSEINTELASVKAQSDVVEANLQKVSDQTTETMKKTLVGSEKLDKSLEAIETIRRHVEDLSESVGKLSASSDDIGNIVSVIDDIADQTNLLALNAAIEAARAGEAGRGFAVVADEVRKLAEKTQLATTEIGNIIGVLQKETGVVNSTMGEASGSVAVGVETIGDAKETFDVIVGAMDEIKTSSGEMVISVALQTESLMSISQKLEHVTESIQQSFIAVSNVNMTVAQLQQDASDLMAITEEFKTE, translated from the coding sequence ATGAAAAGTATTAAGATGAAGTACTCATTATACTTCGGGATACCTCTTGTTGTGATCTTTATTCTGCTTGCTTTTTTTACCGGTGAAAAAGTTAAGAAAGAGATGCTCGCTGAAGTCCACGGAGCCCTTAAGTCAGAGTCTGAGCTTCTCAGGGAAACAGTTAACCTCTATTATGATCAAACTCTTGGTATAGTTAAATCCAATTTTAATCAGATCAGAAATATGGTCTATGCTGACGGTAGTTTTGAAATTGACAATTCTGAAATCAAAGAATTGGAAGTTATACATCAGGGTACAGGCGAGTCTGATACTGCATTAATTCCAGATATGAAACTTGACAATAAAAGTGTATTTGCTAATTATCCGCTGGTAGATGAGATTGTGGATAAATCTAAGATCGAGGGGTTGACGGCAACTATCTTTCAGGCTTTTGATAAAGGACTTCTTCGTATATCAACAAATATTCGCAAAGAAGATGGAAGCAGAGCTGTCGGAACTTATATCCCTTCTGGCTCTGAAGTATATAAGACAGTAGCAAAAGGAGAAACTTATACTGGCAGGGCAGCAATACTTGGTAAATGGTACTGGACAACTTATGAACCTATAATAAAGGATTCGCAGCTGATTGGTGTTTTGTATGTTGGTATAGCCGAAGATGTTCTTATCAAAACTATTCAGCAATCATTCAGTAAAATAGTCATAGGTACAACAGGTTATCCGTATATTTTCGACATGAAAGGGACGTATCTGGTGCATCCGGAGAAAGCTGGGCAAAATGATTTTGACATTGTAGACTCAAAAGGTAAAAAGCACATTCAGGAGATGATTCAGAAAAAGAGCGGAACTTTGAACTACTACAAAGAGGCTGACGGTAAGCATAAAAAGAAAATAGTAGAATTTGCTCACATTGAAGCACTTGACTGGATTGTTGCTATTGGTTCATACGAAAGTGAATTTCTCATCTATCAGCAGCGTGTTATAAAAGGGCTGGCAGTTATCCACATCGTCGCTATCGTGCTTTTGATGATAATGGTATTCGCTGTAACAGGAATACTTGCGAAAGATCTGATCTATCTCAGAGACAAGATGGTGGACGAACGCGACCTCACAAATAGAATTATCCTGATCAGAGCGGACGAGGTCGGACAGCTGGCATCATACATGAACGCTTTTATTGTAAATTTACAGAAGATAATCATACAGGTAAAGGAGAACGCTCTCAATCTCTCCAGTATAAACAACGAGCTTGCTTCCACAACTGAGGAATTTTCAGTGACCTTTAAAGAGCAGACAGAAGAGGTGAGTGAAATCAATACTGAGCTTGCATCTGTGAAAGCTCAGTCAGATGTTGTTGAAGCGAACCTGCAAAAAGTGTCGGACCAGACAACCGAAACAATGAAGAAAACCCTTGTTGGCAGTGAAAAACTTGATAAGTCGCTTGAAGCGATCGAAACTATCAGAAGGCATGTCGAAGACCTTTCGGAAAGTGTCGGCAAGCTGTCCGCTTCTTCTGATGATATTGGGAATATTGTAAGTGTTATTGACGACATTGCAGACCAGACAAACCTGCTTGCCCTGAATGCCGCTATTGAGGCAGCAAGAGCAGGGGAAGCAGGCAGAGGTTTTGCCGTTGTTGCGGATGAGGTTCGTAAGCTTGCGGAAAAAACTCAGCTTGCGACAACTGAGATCGGCAACATTATAGGTGTACTCCAGAAAGAGACAGGGGTTGTCAACTCAACCATGGGGGAGGCTTCGGGCAGTGTCGCTGTTGGCGTTGAGACAATTGGGGATGCAAAAGAGACCTTTGATGTTATCGTTGGGGCTATGGACGAGATAAAAACATCCAGCGGGGAGATGGTGATATCCGTGGCTTTGCAGACAGAGTCTCTTATGAGCATCAGTCAGAAGCTAGAGCATGTTACTGAGAGCATACAGCAGAGCTTTATCGCTGTTTCAAATGTCAACATGACTGTTGCACAGCTTCAGCAGGACGCAAGCGACCTGATGGCTATCACAGAAGAGTTTAAGACTGAATAG
- a CDS encoding sulfide/dihydroorotate dehydrogenase-like FAD/NAD-binding protein yields the protein MSRILSKIHLSKDVFQMKLQAPNIARERKAGQFVILQADSDYTERIPLTIADADAEEGSITIIFQVVGKTTLNLALMNEGDVIENVLGPLGQPTHIENFGTVVCVGGGIGVAPLHPIAQAMKDAGNRVITIVGARTKELLILEDEMRAIADEFIVCTDDGSYGRKDLVTKPLQEICESEKPDVAVVIGPPVMMKFCAETTRPYGIKTYASLNTIMVDGTGMCGGCRVTVGNETKFVCVDGPEFDAHLVDFDTMMLRLTSFKTIEQKSNHECHLEKAIEKL from the coding sequence ATGAGTAGAATACTGTCGAAGATACATCTTTCAAAAGATGTCTTTCAGATGAAGTTACAAGCTCCTAACATAGCCCGTGAACGGAAAGCGGGGCAGTTTGTTATTTTGCAGGCTGATTCGGACTATACAGAGCGTATTCCGCTTACTATCGCTGATGCGGATGCAGAAGAAGGGAGCATAACAATCATATTTCAGGTTGTTGGTAAAACTACACTGAATCTTGCCCTGATGAATGAAGGTGATGTTATTGAAAACGTTCTGGGACCGCTTGGACAGCCCACACATATTGAAAATTTTGGTACAGTGGTTTGTGTTGGCGGGGGGATAGGCGTTGCGCCGCTGCATCCTATAGCTCAGGCTATGAAGGACGCCGGCAACCGTGTGATTACCATCGTAGGAGCCAGAACTAAAGAGCTTCTGATACTGGAAGACGAGATGCGGGCGATCGCAGATGAGTTTATTGTTTGTACTGACGATGGTTCCTACGGGCGCAAAGACCTGGTGACCAAGCCTCTTCAGGAGATATGCGAGTCAGAGAAACCGGATGTCGCTGTTGTGATCGGACCTCCGGTAATGATGAAGTTCTGTGCTGAAACCACAAGACCCTACGGTATTAAAACCTATGCGTCGCTCAACACCATCATGGTTGACGGAACAGGCATGTGCGGCGGCTGCCGTGTGACAGTGGGTAACGAGACAAAGTTTGTCTGTGTGGACGGGCCGGAGTTTGATGCTCATCTGGTGGATTTTGATACTATGATGCTCCGACTCACTTCATTTAAGACGATAGAGCAGAAATCAAACCACGAGTGCCATCTTGAAAAGGCGATAGAAAAACTTTAG
- a CDS encoding 4Fe-4S dicluster domain-containing protein, producing the protein MAHLTAKRGYSELAERLNRFPQGAPASDTLFKILSILMTEKEAALIAQIPIKPFKAKEAAEIWKMSELDARKQLDALCDRALIIDIIENGEMTYVLPPPMAGFFEFSMMRTRGDIDQHLLGQLFYQYMNVEEDFIKNLFVNGETQLGRVFVNEDVLSEDNNLYVYDYERATEVIKTASHIGVSMCYCRHKMQHMGKACDAPMDICMTFNNVGASLIRHGYARQIDAAECTDLLDKAYEHNLVQFGENSKTEVSFICNCCGCCCEALIAARKFGIMNPVHTSFFLPEIDAAKCTGCGKCAELCPVESMAMVSANDPAKPKKKLAKLDESTCLGCGVCLRGCKTDALKLKTREKRIITPETGVHKVVMMAVERGGLEHLIFDNRALFSHRALAAVIGAILKLPPVKRMMATEQVKSRYLLKLIEKSEAKQK; encoded by the coding sequence ATGGCACATCTAACAGCAAAAAGAGGCTACAGTGAACTTGCGGAAAGATTAAACAGGTTTCCGCAGGGAGCTCCCGCCTCAGACACACTTTTTAAGATTTTATCCATACTTATGACAGAGAAAGAAGCTGCCCTGATAGCGCAAATACCTATCAAGCCTTTCAAAGCAAAGGAAGCAGCAGAGATATGGAAGATGAGCGAGCTGGATGCAAGAAAACAGCTTGACGCTCTCTGTGACAGAGCACTTATCATCGACATTATTGAAAACGGTGAGATGACGTATGTTCTGCCACCTCCAATGGCAGGTTTTTTCGAGTTCTCCATGATGCGCACAAGAGGCGACATCGACCAGCACCTTCTCGGTCAGCTCTTTTATCAATACATGAACGTCGAGGAAGACTTCATAAAAAATCTTTTCGTAAACGGTGAAACTCAGCTTGGACGAGTTTTTGTCAATGAAGACGTCCTCTCCGAGGATAACAACCTGTACGTGTATGACTATGAAAGGGCAACAGAGGTTATAAAAACTGCAAGCCACATCGGCGTCAGCATGTGTTACTGCCGCCATAAAATGCAGCATATGGGCAAAGCATGTGATGCCCCTATGGACATATGCATGACCTTTAACAATGTCGGCGCATCACTCATCCGGCACGGATACGCAAGACAGATCGATGCAGCCGAATGTACAGACCTCCTCGACAAAGCATACGAGCACAATCTCGTTCAGTTCGGCGAAAACAGTAAAACAGAAGTGAGCTTTATATGCAACTGCTGCGGCTGCTGCTGTGAAGCACTGATTGCCGCCCGCAAATTCGGAATAATGAACCCTGTTCACACATCATTCTTCCTGCCGGAGATAGATGCTGCAAAATGTACCGGATGCGGAAAATGTGCAGAACTTTGCCCTGTTGAATCTATGGCTATGGTCTCGGCAAATGATCCGGCAAAACCTAAGAAAAAATTAGCAAAGCTTGACGAAAGCACATGTCTGGGCTGCGGGGTCTGTCTGCGGGGGTGTAAAACTGACGCTCTCAAGCTAAAAACCAGAGAAAAACGCATCATCACTCCGGAAACAGGTGTACATAAAGTAGTGATGATGGCTGTTGAAAGAGGCGGTCTAGAGCATCTGATATTTGACAACAGAGCACTCTTTTCACACAGAGCTCTGGCAGCAGTGATCGGCGCAATACTCAAGCTCCCGCCTGTAAAGCGCATGATGGCAACCGAACAGGTCAAATCTAGATATCTGCTGAAACTTATCGAAAAAAGCGAAGCAAAACAAAAATAA
- a CDS encoding 4Fe-4S binding protein, with protein MKKKLHIIYFSPTGTTLKILLSISKGFPDYEIIMHDLTRPEARPEVHITDGVVLFGVPVYAGRVQVNAVERMKNITGADVPAAAVVVYGNRAFEDALVELKSILKNKGFIPVAAGAFIGEHSYADAGHPVALGRPDAEDDTHALDFGRSIASKVKKGDMNIPDVPGNVPYKELALPKGATPKTDDEKCIICGACKKACPTGAMIIAEKVTSNPDLCIMCMACAKVCPRKARYIDTPQINERIEMLVQNCHARREPQFFL; from the coding sequence ATGAAGAAGAAACTGCACATAATCTATTTCTCACCAACAGGAACCACCCTAAAGATACTCCTCAGTATATCAAAAGGCTTTCCCGACTACGAAATAATAATGCACGATCTGACCCGGCCGGAAGCGAGACCGGAAGTTCACATCACCGACGGAGTAGTTCTCTTTGGTGTCCCTGTCTATGCCGGACGTGTTCAGGTGAACGCCGTTGAACGTATGAAAAATATCACCGGGGCAGATGTCCCGGCAGCAGCAGTAGTTGTTTACGGCAACAGAGCGTTTGAGGATGCACTGGTTGAGCTAAAGTCTATTTTAAAAAATAAAGGTTTTATCCCTGTTGCAGCGGGGGCGTTCATAGGCGAACATTCATATGCGGATGCGGGGCACCCCGTAGCCTTAGGCAGACCCGACGCAGAGGATGATACCCATGCTCTTGATTTCGGCAGAAGCATTGCTTCCAAAGTCAAGAAGGGCGACATGAATATTCCTGATGTTCCCGGGAATGTCCCTTACAAGGAGCTGGCGCTCCCGAAGGGGGCAACACCAAAAACTGATGATGAAAAGTGTATTATCTGCGGTGCATGCAAAAAAGCCTGTCCCACAGGCGCGATGATCATAGCAGAAAAAGTGACCTCAAACCCTGACCTGTGCATAATGTGCATGGCGTGTGCTAAAGTCTGCCCGAGAAAAGCTAGATACATTGACACCCCTCAGATTAATGAGAGGATAGAAATGCTTGTACAGAATTGCCATGCGAGAAGAGAACCGCAGTTTTTTTTATAA
- a CDS encoding sensor histidine kinase codes for MKDKQSFFNSITGRLLPAFLLVALIPTVMFTFTVFFAVKNIMVNHTRQMTSEQFSLIDSFLSDMIISTALELSVIRDHDSFTQFISSEENLDNVKTNFESAMIRHPEYLQLRFLNSRGMEKLRLNRRQQNLQWVANEDLQDKSDYYYVDQALNTQLNETYVSDLDLNVEHNKVETPWRLVARIGIKVYDKQELCGILLVNMDGNYILSKILPFAGNRADKAFLMNSKGQYIGYDGSNFYVNEPEILNKKLQINSETIFSAPSKELTKTGNGYLSVMPINFHTEQTGNTWRVVLTYANNEIFGPMASTIQKLLIAVITILGVAAVFSMTVSSKITRFIKDIILFIPEASDRPFKPTGVKEFDEIGLEMNKMATGLRTTTTKLASLNNNLEERIEKNIKQISGMAQKQVQYEKELRDMHTQLIHADRLASLGLISASLAQELEIPLASIYDSLRTLQAETGNERIAEIISQMQNLTDFLNKITKFNGRETRKQKLMNIHTILSEVKNFLAVEMDKNNIRFNIINRGDYDLFCDETEIRQIIFNIAINSIQELKNGGEIFAETSITEDTPTLHIYDSGKGAADTEQLFNPFYTTKKGNTGLGLTIVKDLVEKNRWEISLENIPNQGLGVLVTFPENNEQ; via the coding sequence ATGAAAGACAAGCAAAGCTTTTTCAACTCAATTACAGGGAGACTGCTCCCGGCGTTCCTTCTGGTTGCGCTTATCCCTACCGTGATGTTTACATTTACTGTTTTTTTTGCTGTTAAAAATATCATGGTCAACCACACAAGACAGATGACGTCTGAACAGTTCAGTCTTATCGACTCTTTTCTCAGCGATATGATTATCTCTACAGCACTTGAGCTATCAGTAATAAGAGACCATGACTCATTCACGCAATTTATCAGCTCTGAAGAAAATCTAGATAATGTTAAGACTAACTTTGAAAGTGCAATGATACGCCATCCGGAATACCTTCAGCTCCGTTTCCTCAACTCAAGAGGTATGGAAAAGCTCCGCTTAAACAGAAGACAGCAGAACCTACAGTGGGTTGCGAATGAAGACCTACAGGACAAATCAGACTATTACTATGTTGACCAGGCCCTTAACACCCAGCTGAATGAGACCTATGTTTCAGACCTTGACCTGAACGTCGAACACAATAAAGTTGAAACACCGTGGAGGCTAGTAGCCCGAATAGGCATAAAAGTATATGATAAACAAGAACTTTGCGGAATATTACTTGTTAATATGGATGGTAATTATATCCTTAGTAAAATCCTGCCTTTTGCCGGCAACAGAGCAGACAAGGCATTTCTCATGAACAGTAAAGGGCAATATATAGGCTATGACGGAAGTAACTTTTACGTTAATGAGCCTGAAATACTCAACAAAAAGCTTCAGATCAACAGCGAAACAATTTTCAGTGCCCCCTCAAAAGAGCTTACAAAAACAGGGAATGGGTACCTTTCTGTTATGCCTATAAATTTCCACACGGAACAAACGGGCAACACATGGCGCGTTGTCCTCACCTATGCCAACAACGAGATATTCGGACCTATGGCATCTACCATACAGAAGCTACTGATAGCAGTTATAACTATCTTAGGCGTTGCTGCAGTGTTCTCAATGACTGTATCAAGCAAGATAACAAGATTTATAAAAGACATCATCCTCTTCATCCCTGAGGCTTCGGATAGACCTTTCAAGCCCACCGGCGTAAAAGAATTCGATGAAATAGGGCTTGAAATGAATAAGATGGCAACCGGACTGCGCACCACAACAACAAAACTTGCCAGCCTTAACAACAATCTAGAAGAACGTATAGAAAAAAATATTAAACAAATATCCGGCATGGCTCAAAAACAGGTGCAGTACGAAAAAGAACTTCGCGACATGCATACACAGCTAATACACGCAGACAGACTGGCATCTCTGGGGCTCATATCAGCTTCGCTTGCACAGGAGCTGGAGATCCCTCTGGCATCAATATATGATTCTCTAAGAACTCTTCAGGCAGAAACCGGAAATGAGCGTATAGCAGAAATCATCTCCCAGATGCAAAACCTGACCGATTTTCTAAATAAGATCACGAAATTTAACGGGCGTGAAACCAGAAAGCAAAAACTCATGAATATACACACTATCCTTTCAGAAGTAAAAAACTTCTTAGCGGTGGAAATGGATAAGAATAATATCAGATTCAACATTATAAACAGGGGCGACTACGACCTTTTCTGCGACGAAACGGAAATACGTCAGATAATTTTTAACATAGCTATAAACTCCATTCAGGAGCTGAAAAACGGTGGAGAAATCTTTGCTGAAACAAGCATAACAGAAGACACTCCGACACTTCATATATACGATTCCGGCAAAGGAGCTGCGGATACAGAACAACTCTTTAATCCTTTCTACACAACCAAAAAAGGCAACACGGGACTCGGACTCACCATAGTCAAAGACCTTGTTGAGAAAAACAGATGGGAAATATCTTTAGAAAACATACCAAACCAGGGGTTAGGAGTACTCGTCACCTTTCCCGAAAATAATGAACAGTGA
- the gltA gene encoding NADPH-dependent glutamate synthase, giving the protein MTYIPAEKLEQEAKELLDKLDFDKMKPRERMQIPMQEMPSQEPAVRAKNIEEVALGYYEEQVKIEAERCLQCKNAPCIKGCPVGINIPGFLKAAAEGDYQKSVDIIKESSMLPAICGRVCPQETQCMELCTVGKGLKDKDKSVAIGRVERFVADWERETGKMSLPEIAPATGKKVGIVGSGPAGLTAAADIRKAGHEVVLFEAFHKLGGVMVYGIPEFRLPKAILDKEVENLLSMGVKIEKNFLVGRTRKLSDLLEKDGYDALFIGTGAGLPNFMNIEGENLVGVFSANEFLTRANLMKAYTPDKADTPIYTGKKTAVIGGGNVAMDAARMALRVGAEEVYVIYRRTEKEMPARREEVVHAQEEGIHFNFLTNPKRVISDGKGHVAGIECLRYELGEPDDSGRRRPVAIEGSEFVLEMDSVIMALGNSSNPLISQTAKEISVNKWGNITVDEDGKTSMDRVYAGGDIVLGAATVILAMGEGRRAAESINKLLASE; this is encoded by the coding sequence ATGACATATATCCCAGCGGAGAAATTAGAACAGGAGGCTAAGGAGCTTCTTGATAAACTGGATTTTGATAAGATGAAGCCAAGGGAGAGAATGCAGATTCCTATGCAGGAGATGCCCTCTCAGGAGCCGGCTGTCAGAGCAAAAAATATAGAGGAAGTAGCTCTCGGTTATTACGAAGAGCAGGTGAAGATAGAGGCAGAGAGATGCCTTCAATGTAAGAATGCACCTTGTATAAAGGGGTGTCCCGTTGGAATCAATATCCCGGGCTTCCTGAAAGCTGCTGCCGAAGGGGATTATCAGAAGTCTGTTGATATCATAAAAGAATCAAGTATGCTCCCTGCTATATGCGGGCGTGTCTGCCCTCAGGAGACACAGTGCATGGAGCTTTGCACTGTTGGCAAGGGACTTAAAGATAAAGACAAATCTGTGGCAATAGGACGTGTGGAGCGTTTCGTCGCTGACTGGGAGCGTGAAACAGGGAAAATGTCTCTGCCGGAGATAGCACCAGCAACAGGCAAAAAAGTTGGTATTGTCGGCTCTGGACCGGCAGGGCTGACCGCAGCAGCAGACATACGCAAAGCAGGACACGAAGTTGTTCTCTTCGAAGCTTTTCATAAGCTGGGAGGAGTTATGGTCTATGGTATTCCGGAGTTCAGACTGCCGAAGGCTATTCTTGATAAAGAAGTTGAAAATCTGCTCTCTATGGGTGTGAAGATCGAAAAAAACTTTCTCGTGGGAAGGACAAGAAAGCTCAGCGACCTTTTGGAAAAAGATGGATACGATGCACTGTTCATCGGAACCGGTGCGGGGCTACCGAATTTCATGAACATAGAAGGGGAGAATCTCGTTGGTGTATTCAGTGCAAATGAATTTCTCACGAGAGCAAATCTTATGAAAGCCTATACACCGGATAAGGCTGATACCCCCATATATACCGGAAAGAAGACAGCTGTTATCGGGGGCGGAAACGTGGCTATGGACGCAGCAAGAATGGCTCTTCGTGTTGGAGCGGAAGAGGTATATGTTATATATAGGCGCACAGAGAAAGAGATGCCCGCAAGGCGGGAGGAAGTAGTTCATGCGCAGGAAGAAGGGATTCACTTCAACTTTCTTACAAACCCTAAGCGGGTAATCAGCGATGGTAAAGGGCATGTGGCAGGTATTGAGTGCCTGAGATATGAGCTTGGCGAACCTGATGATTCCGGCAGGAGACGCCCTGTCGCTATCGAAGGGAGCGAGTTTGTCCTTGAGATGGATTCTGTGATTATGGCTCTCGGTAACTCATCCAACCCGCTTATCAGTCAGACAGCAAAAGAGATAAGTGTTAACAAATGGGGCAATATAACTGTAGATGAGGATGGTAAGACCTCTATGGATAGGGTTTATGCAGGGGGGGATATTGTTCTCGGTGCTGCAACTGTTATCCTTGCTATGGGGGAAGGACGCAGAGCGGCAGAGTCTATCAATAAGCTTTTAGCTTCAGAATAA
- a CDS encoding efflux RND transporter periplasmic adaptor subunit, which translates to MKLKLFAGIIAVVLVAAGGYYYLHATGAEKGAQTEAQQSQQRPATPVDVYTVRAQDLSVSKDLSGRTSSFRIAEIRPQVSGIIKERLFTEGSVVQKGDQLYQIDPDTYEAALASANASLMQAEASLLAAKPKAERYAELVKVGGVSQQEFDDAKAASKQAEASVAVAKAAVKTARINLEYTKVFSPISGRIGKSSVTEGALVTANQTAALATIQNLDQIYVDVNQSSSEVRRLKTAMAASAVKPSVKLYIEGDTEPYAYEGDFQFTDITVDETTGMVNLRILFPNPEMDLLPGLFVKARVSQEVIKGAILVPQRSVMRNPNGSVYVWVAGADNKVEVRNIEIADAYEDKWIVQNGIKDGDRVLVNGFQKTGPGAVVSPTEVTSN; encoded by the coding sequence ATGAAATTAAAATTATTTGCAGGGATTATAGCTGTCGTGTTAGTGGCAGCAGGCGGTTACTATTATCTACACGCAACGGGGGCAGAGAAGGGTGCCCAGACGGAAGCACAGCAAAGTCAGCAGCGTCCGGCAACTCCTGTTGATGTCTATACTGTTCGGGCTCAGGATTTGTCTGTGTCTAAGGATCTTTCAGGCAGAACATCCTCTTTCCGGATTGCTGAAATCAGACCTCAGGTCAGCGGTATTATCAAAGAAAGACTTTTCACAGAAGGGAGCGTTGTACAAAAAGGCGATCAGCTTTATCAGATAGACCCTGATACCTATGAAGCTGCTCTTGCCAGTGCGAATGCATCGCTTATGCAGGCAGAGGCATCTTTACTCGCTGCCAAGCCGAAAGCTGAAAGATATGCGGAGCTTGTGAAGGTAGGTGGTGTCAGCCAACAGGAGTTTGACGATGCAAAAGCAGCCTCCAAACAGGCAGAGGCATCTGTGGCTGTTGCAAAAGCAGCAGTAAAGACGGCTAGGATAAACCTTGAATACACTAAAGTATTCTCTCCTATATCCGGCAGAATAGGTAAATCAAGTGTAACGGAAGGTGCTCTTGTCACTGCTAATCAGACGGCGGCTCTTGCTACTATACAGAACCTTGATCAGATATATGTGGATGTGAATCAGTCCAGTTCAGAGGTTCGCAGGCTCAAAACTGCGATGGCGGCTTCCGCAGTGAAACCGTCTGTTAAGCTTTATATTGAGGGTGATACAGAACCATATGCCTATGAAGGTGATTTTCAGTTTACAGATATTACTGTTGATGAAACAACAGGTATGGTTAATCTCCGTATACTCTTTCCAAACCCCGAGATGGATCTTCTGCCTGGGCTCTTTGTGAAGGCACGGGTTAGCCAGGAAGTTATCAAAGGAGCAATCCTCGTTCCTCAGAGGTCTGTGATGAGAAACCCTAACGGCAGTGTGTATGTTTGGGTTGCCGGAGCAGATAACAAAGTTGAGGTTAGAAATATTGAAATAGCCGATGCTTATGAAGATAAGTGGATAGTTCAGAATGGTATTAAAGACGGCGACAGAGTGCTTGTTAACGGTTTCCAGAAAACCGGTCCCGGAGCAGTTGTGTCTCCTACAGAAGTTACATCTAACTAA
- a CDS encoding TetR/AcrR family transcriptional regulator has translation MDIKTRKKEMICNMIKSNMVAIVISLINEGKPITMEDVANRCGVSKGTIYNYFSDRRSLLDHVHAEIIRPLREIGEEIFKGDMMPLDKIHAFVNVVMEMPDYVKVYFRFIGNERTVAQEEREKYEMITKPLSEICAEGIKRGEFINVHPSILAEMINGIVVGTLGLVAVADSQLPDNETMNKDFIKLINQMVIKERSDI, from the coding sequence ATGGACATTAAAACCAGAAAAAAAGAGATGATCTGCAATATGATTAAGAGCAACATGGTTGCTATTGTAATATCGCTTATTAATGAAGGTAAGCCTATTACTATGGAGGATGTTGCAAACAGGTGCGGGGTTTCCAAAGGGACAATATATAATTATTTCAGCGACAGGAGGTCTCTGCTTGACCATGTACATGCAGAGATTATAAGACCTCTGAGGGAGATTGGAGAAGAGATTTTTAAAGGGGACATGATGCCTCTGGATAAAATACATGCATTTGTAAATGTAGTTATGGAGATGCCTGATTACGTTAAAGTATATTTCCGTTTTATAGGAAATGAGAGAACGGTGGCACAGGAGGAGCGGGAAAAATATGAGATGATAACTAAACCTCTATCAGAGATTTGTGCTGAAGGTATAAAAAGGGGCGAATTTATTAATGTACACCCCAGCATACTGGCAGAGATGATCAACGGGATAGTTGTGGGCACCTTGGGACTTGTGGCTGTTGCTGATTCTCAGCTGCCTGACAATGAAACAATGAACAAAGATTTTATAAAGCTTATTAATCAAATGGTCATTAAGGAGCGGAGTGATATATGA